A part of Maniola hyperantus chromosome 14, iAphHyp1.2, whole genome shotgun sequence genomic DNA contains:
- the LOC117988065 gene encoding uncharacterized protein isoform X1, which produces MPSGVIFIVHIPSSNYEHVLRFGKPKELLPIEDSAAKKCFLEVELRNKKSKSIPIHLTQSFYGENYNPTLENINEDDEFITMESILQELLRKLNVEPVVWVSDKLGNYYEVEFPLPTGDRCETMLHCLTQLGIGVRNKSIVSVLPCNVVHSAIDFADDDDDLMLKQNEDAKRWRSFVESIRSKLTVKQVVDGVRGGGELSFDYLTLIITADSLAALGLVENNASNIVAAMLVSPLMGPVMSITFGTIIADRSLVRSGFESLILGMFLSLLFGFIFGLILGTTEMPWGFGDWPTEEMKSRGNVRSLWMGVLWALTSGTGVALALLQGSAGPLIGIAISASLLPPVVNCGLYWALACIWLLYPGVKIPHIKGEPYYGNSSYVPLYHSYLPIEFAINGIVSCCLTIVNVICIFITAIMFLKIKEVAAPYTSTPDLRRFWEQDIRVAREANRATLQRAEDDERTELVLEDLNQHDDEGVKERLEAAVQEALDDETYRKVKRMSYQSHNADEVIRTIGLQPRSPASIRSSLVASGRATPQTRGSNMNDIAALDKLLTSLLGLQRKRTRSFRSHFGTPRASRLPTLNELGRNRRSESWPERIFEDSVVRNVLNSVRASKRSSAVEEPFLTPQ; this is translated from the exons ATGCCGTCTGGGGTGATTTTTATCGTGCATATTCCCTCGAGCAACTACGAACACGTACTTAGATTCGGCAAACCGAAAGAGTTATTGCCGATAGAGGATTCCGCTGCGAAGAAATGCTTTCTGGAAGTGGAATTGCGAAATAAAAAGTCTAAAAGTATTCCGATACATCTAACACAGAGCTTCTACGGTGAGAATTATAATCCGACGCTGGAAAACATAAATGAAGACGACGAATTTATTACCATGGAAAGT ATCTTGCAAGAACTGCTACGAAAACTAAACGTAGAGCCTGTGGTGTGGGTGAGCGACAAACTCGGCAATTACTATGAGGTGGAGTTCCCGCTGCCTACGGGTGACCGTTGCGAGACCATGCTCCATTGCCTCACGCAACTGGGCATTGGGGTACGCAATAAATCCATTGTTAG TGTTCTGCCATGTAATGTGGTACATTCAGCGATAGACTTTgccgatgacgatgatgacttaATGCT AAAGCAAAATGAAGACGCTAAGCGATGGCGAAGCTTCGTGGAATCGATTCGATCAAAGTTGACAGTGAAACAAGTAGTAGACGGCGTCCGGGGCGGTGGAGAACTATCATTCGATTATCTCACTTTGATTATAACAGCCGA TTCCCTAGCAGCTCTAGGCCTGGTAGAAAACAACGCATCAAACATTGTGGCAGCCATGTTGGTTTCACCACTCATGGGGCCAGTGATGTCTATAACGTTCGGGACAATCATCGCTGATCGGAGTCTAGTGCGGAGTGGATTCGAAAGCCTCATCCTTGGAATGTTCCTATCTTTGCTATTTGGATTTATTTTTGGACTCATATTGGGCACCACTGAAATGCCTTGGGGATTTGGTGATTGGCCTACTGAGGAAATGAAAtcgag AGGGAACGTCCGCTCGTTGTGGATGGGTGTGCTGTGGGCGCTGACCTCCGGCACGGGCGTGGCGCTCGCCCTACTGCAAGGCAGCGCCGGACCGCTGATAGGCATCGCTATATCGGCCTCTTTGCTGCCACCGGTTGTCAACTGC GGCTTGTACTGGGCGTTGGCGTGTATATGGCTTCTGTACCCAGGCGTGAAGATACCCCACATCAAAGGCGAGCCGTATTACGGTAATTCGTCTTATGTGCCGCTTTATCACTCGTACCTGCCCATCGAATTTGCTATCAATG GTATCGTCAGCTGCTGCCTAACGATTGTCAACGTGATATGCATATTCATAACAGCTATCATGTTCCTGAAAATCAAGGAGGTGGCAGCACCTTACACCTCGACACCTGATCTGAGGAGGTTCTGGGAGCAGGACATCAGGGTGGCAAGGGAAGCCAATCGAGCTACCTTGCAGCGGGCTGAAGACGACGAACGTACGGA GTTAGTTTTGGAAGATTTAAACCAGCACGATGATGAAGGAGTAAAAGAACGTTTAGAAGCTGCTGTCCAGGAGGCACTCGACGACGAGACTTACAGAAAAGTCAAAAGGATGAGTTATCAAAGTCACAACGCTGATGAG GTAATCCGCACAATTGGACTACAACCAAGATCCCCTGCATCAATCCGATCCAGCCTCGTCGCGTCCGGCCGAGCCACCCCGCAGACCAGAGGCTCCAACATGAACGACATCGCGGCTTTGGACAAACTGCTGACCTCGCTGCTTGGTCTCCAACGCAAGAGGACCAGATCTTTTAG GTCACATTTCGGGACACCGAGAGCAAGCCGACTGCCGACTTTGAATGAACTGGGACGGAACAGGCGGTCGGAGTCGTGGCCGGAGAGGATATTCGAAGATTCCGTCGTTCGCAACGTCCTTAACAGCGTGAGAGCTAGCAAGAGGAGCTCTGCTGTTGAAGAGCCGTTTTTGACACCTCAATAG
- the LOC117988507 gene encoding mpv17-like protein 2 — protein MTLRRLIGKTIKFYKQAVNQAFSEKNLFCTNVVLSVAISTTGDLLEQGYECYRQDIYKFDFRRTSHMAFSGCTAGVLCHHWYNFLDKIIIKRTIKNVMKKLILDQCIWSPIVILSFIATVAIFEDNPIENFTDEVHEKFWILYKAEWVVWPPAQIINFYFLPTKYRVLYDNTISLGYDIYTSHIKHSKTTKNEK, from the coding sequence ATGACTTTGAGAAGATTAATaggaaaaacaataaaattttacaaacaaGCAGTAAATCAGGCCTTCAGtgaaaaaaacttattttgcaCTAATGTTGTATTATCAGTAGCTATATCAACTACAGGTGATTTGCTAGAGCAAGGTTATGAGTGCTATAGACAAGACATTTATAAATTTGACTTTAGGCGTACATCACATATGGCATTTTCTGGGTGTACAGCTGGTGTACTATGTCACCACTGGTACAACTTTTtggacaaaataataataaagcgtACAATAAAAAATGTCATGAAGAAACTAATCCTTGATCAATGTATATGGTCACCTATAGTTATTCTATCCTTCATTGCCACTGTAGCAATATTCGAAGATAATCCAATTGAAAATTTCACTGATGAAGTACATGAAAAGTTCTGGATACTGTATAAAGCTGAATGGGTAGTTTGGCCGCCAGCACAgattataaacttttatttcttgCCAACAAAATACAGAGTACTTTATGATAACACAATATCTTTGGGATATGATATTTATACTTCCCATATAAAACACAGTAAAACtacaaaaaatgaaaaatag
- the LOC117988065 gene encoding uncharacterized protein isoform X2: protein MLHCLTQLGIGVRNKSIVSVLPCNVVHSAIDFADDDDDLMLKQNEDAKRWRSFVESIRSKLTVKQVVDGVRGGGELSFDYLTLIITADSLAALGLVENNASNIVAAMLVSPLMGPVMSITFGTIIADRSLVRSGFESLILGMFLSLLFGFIFGLILGTTEMPWGFGDWPTEEMKSRGNVRSLWMGVLWALTSGTGVALALLQGSAGPLIGIAISASLLPPVVNCGLYWALACIWLLYPGVKIPHIKGEPYYGNSSYVPLYHSYLPIEFAINGIVSCCLTIVNVICIFITAIMFLKIKEVAAPYTSTPDLRRFWEQDIRVAREANRATLQRAEDDERTELVLEDLNQHDDEGVKERLEAAVQEALDDETYRKVKRMSYQSHNADEVIRTIGLQPRSPASIRSSLVASGRATPQTRGSNMNDIAALDKLLTSLLGLQRKRTRSFRSHFGTPRASRLPTLNELGRNRRSESWPERIFEDSVVRNVLNSVRASKRSSAVEEPFLTPQ from the exons ATGCTCCATTGCCTCACGCAACTGGGCATTGGGGTACGCAATAAATCCATTGTTAG TGTTCTGCCATGTAATGTGGTACATTCAGCGATAGACTTTgccgatgacgatgatgacttaATGCT AAAGCAAAATGAAGACGCTAAGCGATGGCGAAGCTTCGTGGAATCGATTCGATCAAAGTTGACAGTGAAACAAGTAGTAGACGGCGTCCGGGGCGGTGGAGAACTATCATTCGATTATCTCACTTTGATTATAACAGCCGA TTCCCTAGCAGCTCTAGGCCTGGTAGAAAACAACGCATCAAACATTGTGGCAGCCATGTTGGTTTCACCACTCATGGGGCCAGTGATGTCTATAACGTTCGGGACAATCATCGCTGATCGGAGTCTAGTGCGGAGTGGATTCGAAAGCCTCATCCTTGGAATGTTCCTATCTTTGCTATTTGGATTTATTTTTGGACTCATATTGGGCACCACTGAAATGCCTTGGGGATTTGGTGATTGGCCTACTGAGGAAATGAAAtcgag AGGGAACGTCCGCTCGTTGTGGATGGGTGTGCTGTGGGCGCTGACCTCCGGCACGGGCGTGGCGCTCGCCCTACTGCAAGGCAGCGCCGGACCGCTGATAGGCATCGCTATATCGGCCTCTTTGCTGCCACCGGTTGTCAACTGC GGCTTGTACTGGGCGTTGGCGTGTATATGGCTTCTGTACCCAGGCGTGAAGATACCCCACATCAAAGGCGAGCCGTATTACGGTAATTCGTCTTATGTGCCGCTTTATCACTCGTACCTGCCCATCGAATTTGCTATCAATG GTATCGTCAGCTGCTGCCTAACGATTGTCAACGTGATATGCATATTCATAACAGCTATCATGTTCCTGAAAATCAAGGAGGTGGCAGCACCTTACACCTCGACACCTGATCTGAGGAGGTTCTGGGAGCAGGACATCAGGGTGGCAAGGGAAGCCAATCGAGCTACCTTGCAGCGGGCTGAAGACGACGAACGTACGGA GTTAGTTTTGGAAGATTTAAACCAGCACGATGATGAAGGAGTAAAAGAACGTTTAGAAGCTGCTGTCCAGGAGGCACTCGACGACGAGACTTACAGAAAAGTCAAAAGGATGAGTTATCAAAGTCACAACGCTGATGAG GTAATCCGCACAATTGGACTACAACCAAGATCCCCTGCATCAATCCGATCCAGCCTCGTCGCGTCCGGCCGAGCCACCCCGCAGACCAGAGGCTCCAACATGAACGACATCGCGGCTTTGGACAAACTGCTGACCTCGCTGCTTGGTCTCCAACGCAAGAGGACCAGATCTTTTAG GTCACATTTCGGGACACCGAGAGCAAGCCGACTGCCGACTTTGAATGAACTGGGACGGAACAGGCGGTCGGAGTCGTGGCCGGAGAGGATATTCGAAGATTCCGTCGTTCGCAACGTCCTTAACAGCGTGAGAGCTAGCAAGAGGAGCTCTGCTGTTGAAGAGCCGTTTTTGACACCTCAATAG